Below is a genomic region from Bacillus mycoides.
TTCGGAACATACAAATTGATGAACGCAAGAAGTTTTCAATTGTTTGGAGGTTTAACAAACCGAGTAGAAACAAATGAAAAAGTGATTGCTTTAACTTTTGATGATGGTCCTACTAACAATGTTAAACAAATATTACCGCTACTAGATCGATACAATGCAAAAGCTACTTTCTTTTTAATCGGAAATGAATTAGAGAAAAACCTATCGTTAGGAGAAGCTATCGTACACTCTGGACACCAACTTGGAAATCATACATATTCTCATAACAGAATGGTTTTTAAAACACCTTCTTTTATTAAAGAAGAAATAGAAAAAACGAATTCATTAATCCGCCAAACAGGATTTACAGGCGAAATTGATTTTAGACCACCTAACGGTAAAAAGCTAATTGGTCTGCCCTATTATTTAAATAAAAATAATATCGAAACAATCACATGGGACCTTGAACCTGATACTTTTTATACATCTACAGCTGATAAAATTGAATATGTTAGTAAAAATGTAAAACCAGGTTCTATCATTTTATTGCACCCTATGTACGATGAATCTAATGAAAATCTGCAAACTATTGAAGGTATTTTAGACTCTTTATCTAAAAAGGGCTATCAATTCGTGACAGTAAACGAATTGCAAAAAAAAGCAAAATAAAAAGGTAGCGTATCATATCTCGATACGCTACCTTTCTTTTATATAATTCCAAGCACATTTAGGAATACGATAATAATCGCAATTGGTGCAATATAGCGAAGTAAGAATAACCATAATACGAATAGTTTATAGCCTTTATTTTTACTTACACCAAGCTCTTTCATTAATACATCTTTCTTCATTTTTAAAGGGACAAAGATGGAAACTAATAAAACACCAAGTGGCATTAGTATGTTACTAACCGCATAGTCTGCTAAATCAAAAATTGTTTTCCCAAATGGTTTCACATCACTTAACAAACCAAACGATAAGGCTGATGGAACCCCTACAACAAAGATTAACAAGCCAACAATTAATGCCATTTTTTCACGTTTCCCTTTACTTTTACCTTTAGTTGTTAAAGACGCAACACTAATTTCTAACATCGAAATTGCTGATGTAATAGTAGCAAAGAAGAATAGTAATAAGAAAACAATGAAGAATAATTTTCCGAACGCCATTTTACTGAAAATAGCTGGTAATACGATAAATAATAGTCCCGGTCCTTGAGATGGTTCCATTCCAAATGCGAATACAACTGGGAAAATTGCTAGTCCTGCAAGTAATGTAATCACAAGCGTTAAAGCTACGATAGAAAATGCTGAACGCGGTAAACTTTCTTCTTTCGGTAAGTACGAGCTATACGTTACCATAACGGCTACACCAACAGATAGTGAGAAGAACGATTGCCCCATTGCATATAAAATGATTTCTGACGTTACGTTTGAGAAATCAGGTTGTAAGAAGAATCGAACTCCTTCTCCAGCACCGTCTAAAGTAAGTGCACGAACAATTAGTACAAAGAATAATACGAATAATGCTGGCATGAAATATTTATTTACTTTTTCAACACCATTTTGTACACCTTTACTTACGATAAAAATAGTAATAAGGATGAATAATAGCTGTGATCCAACTGCTAAATATGGATTGGAAATGATTTCACCAAACGTAGCTTCGTATGCCCCATTTCCTTCCCATAGTCTACCTGTAATTGCATTCCATAAATATAGTAAAATCCATCCCCCTACAACAC
It encodes:
- a CDS encoding polysaccharide deacetylase family protein; translation: MKKNITITIVTLFIITVALFGTYKLMNARSFQLFGGLTNRVETNEKVIALTFDDGPTNNVKQILPLLDRYNAKATFFLIGNELEKNLSLGEAIVHSGHQLGNHTYSHNRMVFKTPSFIKEEIEKTNSLIRQTGFTGEIDFRPPNGKKLIGLPYYLNKNNIETITWDLEPDTFYTSTADKIEYVSKNVKPGSIILLHPMYDESNENLQTIEGILDSLSKKGYQFVTVNELQKKAK
- a CDS encoding sodium-dependent transporter, with product MNSQQWTSKLGFVLAAAGSAIGLGAIWKFPYMAGIGGGGAFFLIFIGFTLLIGLPLLLAEFVIGRSTQKEAVDAYSEIAPKTLWPWLGKLGIVTCFILLSFYSVVGGWILLYLWNAITGRLWEGNGAYEATFGEIISNPYLAVGSQLLFILITIFIVSKGVQNGVEKVNKYFMPALFVLFFVLIVRALTLDGAGEGVRFFLQPDFSNVTSEIILYAMGQSFFSLSVGVAVMVTYSSYLPKEESLPRSAFSIVALTLVITLLAGLAIFPVVFAFGMEPSQGPGLLFIVLPAIFSKMAFGKLFFIVFLLLFFFATITSAISMLEISVASLTTKGKSKGKREKMALIVGLLIFVVGVPSALSFGLLSDVKPFGKTIFDLADYAVSNILMPLGVLLVSIFVPLKMKKDVLMKELGVSKNKGYKLFVLWLFLLRYIAPIAIIIVFLNVLGII